CAATAGCAGGCTGCTTGTGTTTCGTGATGCCCATTAGATAAGCGACATCTAGCACCTCATCGCTTTACAAAGCATAAATATTAGGGGAACTGATTCTGTCAGTTTCCCTTTGTTGCATAATATAGAATTCATAATGATTAACATAGGACGGTTGCATAATTTTATACCTTTACGAACTGTAAAAAAAGAGCAACTGCGACCCGCACTACTTTGCACCCCTTGTGTTTGGTATTGCGGGTTGTATATGAACAATATAATTTAATGCTTCTTCCGATGAAAGTAGATGTTGTTTTAGGTCTTCAATGGGGAGACGAAGGGAAAGGTAAGGTGGTTGACGTGCTTACTCCGAAATACGAGGTTATTGCACGCTTTCAGGGGGGGCCAAATGCTGGTCACTCGCTTGAATTTAACGATTCAAAGTTTGTTCTTCACACCATCCCTTCCGGTATATTCCACGACACCATCAACCTCATTGGCAATGGCGTTGTTATTGACCCAGTAATTCTCTCGGAAGAGATTAAGCAGATCGAAGAGTTCGGCGCTGATCTTACCAAGAAGCTTGTCATTTCGAAAAGAGCGCATTTAATACTTCCTACCCACCGTATACTTGATGCTGCCTCGGAAGCATCAAAAGGTAAAACCAAAATTGGTTCGACTCTTAAAGGTATTGGGCCAACTTACATGGATAAAACTGGTCGTAATGGCCTTCGTGTAGGCGATGTTATCTCGCCATCTTTCATGCAAAAGTACGAGGCGCTAAAGCAAAAGCATATGGACATGCTTAAGCATTACGATTTCCAGTACGATGTTGCAGAATACGAGCAGAAGTGGTTCGAAGGTATTGAGAACCTTAAGCGATTTAAGTTCATAGAAAGCGAGCATGAGATTAACAAGTACCTTACGGAGGAGAAGTCGATTCTTGCCGAAGGTGCTCAGGGATCGCTTCTCGATATAGAGTTTGGCTCTTACCCATTTGTAACCTCTTCGAATACCATTTGTGCTGGTGCTTGTACCGGATTGGGTCTTGCTCCTTCGCGTATTGGTAACGTTTACGGAATATTTAAGGCATACTGCACCCGCGTAGGTAGCGGTCCGTTCCCTACCGAACTCGACGATGAGGTGGGTGAGGAGATTCGCCGTATTGGCCGCGAGTTTGGCGCAACAACAGGTCGTCCTCGCCGTACAGGTTGGCTAGATTTGGTTGCCCTAAAGTATGCGGTAATGCTTAACGGTGTTACTGGCTTTATTATGACTAAGGCGGATATCCTCGATACCTTCGACACCATTAAGGTGGCTGTTGCCTATAAGGTAAACGGCGAGGTTATCGATTATCTACCCTACGATATTGAGGCAAAAATTGAGCCTGTTTACAAGGAATTCAAGGGATGGAAAAAAGACATCTCGAAGTGCAAAGCTTACGATGAACTACCTGCTGAACTAAAGGACTACATCAAGTACATCGAAACCGAAACTGGTGTACCTATTCAGGTGGTATCGGTTGGCCCAGATCGCGAGGCAACCATCGTTCGTTCGCTGTAGATATTTCTTTTCTTTCTGCTATATACAAACCGCCATTCAGCAATGAATGGCGGTTTTTTTACGTTTGCTTAGTTCCTGCTACAGCAAGATTCAAATAAAAAAGGCACCCCGAAATGGAATGCCTTTAAAATATTGTAGATTTCCCTATTTCTTAATGTTAGGAAGTTCGAGTCCATAACCCTTTTTAGCATCTTCGCGCTTAAGCATGAAAGCAAGAACAACTGCAAGCACACCGAAACTGGCGAATGTAAGCATTGGAAGCGTGTAGTTGTAGGTTGTAAGGGTTATTCCATTAATAACTCTTGTACCTGTAATACAGTAGGTGTTAAGTATCCACCCAATTAGAGCAGGAACACCCATTAGACCAATATTCTGAACCCAGAAAATAAGAGCGTATGCGGTACCAAGTTGATTTTCTGGGATAATTTTAGGAACGGAAGGCCACATAGCAGATGGAACAAGCGCGAAGCCAATACCCAAAATAATGGTAAGAACAATAGCAAATAGCCAACTGTTGAAGAATGGAATAGCAAATAAAAGGTGTACCATCACTAGTATTAACGATCCAAGAATCATGATGGAAGCGCCTTTGCCTTTTCGGTCGTATAGGTTACCAAAAAGAGGGGTGAGGATAATGGTTCCAAATGGAAGCATCGAAGGGATGGCTCCTGCAAGATTTGGATTAATATCAAACTTCTGAACCATCAAATCAGCAGCATACTTTAGGAATGGGAATACTGCAGAGTAAAACAGTAGGCAAAGAAGCGCGATCAGCCACCAACCTTTGTTTCCAAGAATGCTAAATATGTCGCTAATTTTAAACGATTCTTCCTCTTCCTCTACTACATTGTTTTGAATCCCAACGGCGGTAATGGATGCTTCGAGTTTCCTATCCATAAAGGTGTAAACGATGAAGGAAATCAAGCCGATTATTACCATGACCACTCCAAAAAGAACGGGTTTCGAGACGTTATTAAAGGAATTCGCAATTGGAAGCGCGGTGCCTAGCGCAAGACCAGTACCAATACGTGCAACCGCCATCTCGAGGCCCATTGCAAGCGCCATTTCTTTTCCCATAAACCACTTTACGATGGTTTTTGAAACGGTGATACCCGCTATTTCGATACCTACTCCAAAAATGGCGTACCCCAGACCTGCCATTAGAACTTGGGCATTGACGTCCCAAACGATGACTTTCCAAACCTGTCCGTCGAGAGCGTGGGTGGATATTGCCCAGTATTTAATGCATACGCCAATAAACATGATGGCGGCGGCCATTAATCCTGTAAATCGAACGCCCATTTTGTCTAGTATTATACCTCCAAAAATGAGCATCAGTAGGAATACGTTAAACCATCCGTAGGCGCTAGTAAACACACCGTAGTCCACGCTATTCCAGTGGAGTTGTCCCTCGAGCAGTCCTTTAAGCGGAGCCATTACGTCGGTTACGAAATAGCCGCAGAACATCAAGAAGGCTACAAGCCCTAGGGCTGTCCATCTTGCCGCTTTAGAATCAGAAAGGACTTTGTGAATTTTTTCTGTCATGTAGCAGTTAATTTTTGTTTGTCGCAAAACTAAACAAAATGGGCTAACGTGATTCGAAAAGTGAAAGAATTTTAAAAAAAAGAGTGACGAAAAGCTAAGCGATTCTTGAAACCACCTTTTCGCCGACTATTTCGACCATGCCCGTGTCGATCATCCAGCTTAGGACGGTGGCTACCTTTTCGGGGGGGAACTTTACGGATTCGGTAATGGTACTGGGTAGGGCACCGCTGTTGCCAATGGCCTTGAGAATGTCACCCTTGATGGTGTCCTGCTCGTGGCGGGCCATCTCCAACTCGGTTTTTTCGAGGCACACGTCGCACACGCCGCAGGGCTTGTGGCTCTGCTCGCCGAAGTAGGCCAGCAGCTGCTGGTTGCGGCACTGGGGGGCGTTGCAGTAGTCGAGCATGGCGTTGAGCCGCTGCTGGTAG
This window of the uncultured Acetobacteroides sp. genome carries:
- a CDS encoding MFS transporter — encoded protein: MTEKIHKVLSDSKAARWTALGLVAFLMFCGYFVTDVMAPLKGLLEGQLHWNSVDYGVFTSAYGWFNVFLLMLIFGGIILDKMGVRFTGLMAAAIMFIGVCIKYWAISTHALDGQVWKVIVWDVNAQVLMAGLGYAIFGVGIEIAGITVSKTIVKWFMGKEMALAMGLEMAVARIGTGLALGTALPIANSFNNVSKPVLFGVVMVIIGLISFIVYTFMDRKLEASITAVGIQNNVVEEEEESFKISDIFSILGNKGWWLIALLCLLFYSAVFPFLKYAADLMVQKFDINPNLAGAIPSMLPFGTIILTPLFGNLYDRKGKGASIMILGSLILVMVHLLFAIPFFNSWLFAIVLTIILGIGFALVPSAMWPSVPKIIPENQLGTAYALIFWVQNIGLMGVPALIGWILNTYCITGTRVINGITLTTYNYTLPMLTFASFGVLAVVLAFMLKREDAKKGYGLELPNIKK
- a CDS encoding adenylosuccinate synthase — its product is MKVDVVLGLQWGDEGKGKVVDVLTPKYEVIARFQGGPNAGHSLEFNDSKFVLHTIPSGIFHDTINLIGNGVVIDPVILSEEIKQIEEFGADLTKKLVISKRAHLILPTHRILDAASEASKGKTKIGSTLKGIGPTYMDKTGRNGLRVGDVISPSFMQKYEALKQKHMDMLKHYDFQYDVAEYEQKWFEGIENLKRFKFIESEHEINKYLTEEKSILAEGAQGSLLDIEFGSYPFVTSSNTICAGACTGLGLAPSRIGNVYGIFKAYCTRVGSGPFPTELDDEVGEEIRRIGREFGATTGRPRRTGWLDLVALKYAVMLNGVTGFIMTKADILDTFDTIKVAVAYKVNGEVIDYLPYDIEAKIEPVYKEFKGWKKDISKCKAYDELPAELKDYIKYIETETGVPIQVVSVGPDREATIVRSL